The window AAAAATCATTTTAACCTTGTTGTCGCTATATATTTCCACCAAAGTGTTAGATTTCATGTTAGAAGGAACCAATGCTAAAAAGACTGTCATGGTTATTTCAGACCACTATGATGAGATTGCTAAGGCAATTAGTACAGAAATCAATCGAGGCGTAACTATGATGGATGGTGTAGGTTATTATAAACAAACGCCTAAAAAAATTCTTTATGTGGTTATTTCTCGTGATCAGTTAGTTCCTATTCAAAAATTAATTGCAACGATTGACCCATTAGCATTCGTTACGATTAATGATGTTCAAAATGTTATTGGAGAAGGGTTTTCTCGTGAGTCGTTACCAGAATAAGCATCGTTCATAAATACGTACTAAAACTATGAAGTTATCGAACCTTTTACAGGTTGCTAGCTTCATAGTTTTTGCTTTTTTTGCTATTTATCTCTTAAGGTGACTATTTTTGAATGTAATTAGTGATTTTTCATTGATTTTCCGTTATACTGTTTTAGGAAGAATGTGAAAGTGAAGGATGATAAGATGGCACAATTATTTTTTAAATATGGCGCAATGAATAGCGGTAAAACAATCGAAATTCTTAAAGTAGCGCATAATTATGAGGAACAGAATAAACCTGTAGTACTGATGACTAGTGGAATTGACACGCGCGATGGTGTGGGAGTTGTTTCAAGTCGAATAGGGTTGTCACGTCCTGCTATCCCAATTTTTTCAGAGACAAATGTATTTGAAGAAATTAATAAATTACCTCATAAACCTTATTGTGTCTTAATTGACGAATCACAATTTTTGGAAAAGCATCATGTGGAAGGATTCACTCGTGTAGTAGATGAATTAGATATCCCAGTCATGGCGTTTGGCTTAAAAAATGATTTTAGAAACGAATTATTTGAAGGCTCTAAATATTTATTGATTTATGCTGATAAATTAGAAGAATTAAAAACCATTTGTTGGTTTTGTCATAAGAAAGCGATTATGAATTTGCGTGTTTCAGATGGCCAACCAGTCTATGATGGTGAACAAATTCAAATAGGTGGTAATGAATCGTATTATCCTGTGTGTCGCAAACATTATCACAACCCCAAACTATAAAAGTAAAATGAACGATATTAAGTAAGGAGATTATCACTATGTTTGATCAATTACAAGCGGTAGAAGACCGTTACGAAGAACTTGGAGAATTATTGAGTGACCCAACTGTTATTTCTGATAACAAGCGCTTCATGGAGTTATCTAAAGAAGAAGCAAATACGCGTGAAACAGTGGATGTTTACCGTCGATACAAAGAAGTTATCCAAGGAATTAAGGATGCTGAGGAATTATTATCAGAAAATCTTGATGCTGAAATGGCTGAGATGGCAAAAGAAGAATTATACGAATTAAAAGATGAAAAAATTGCTTTAGAAGAAAACTTAAAAATCTTATTATTACCTAAAGACCCTAATGATGATAAAAATATTATCATGGAAATTCGTGGTGCAGCGGGTGGAGATGAAGCCCAACTATTTGCTGGTGACTTATTTGAAATGTATCAAAGTTTTGCTCAAAAACAGGGTTGGCGTTTTGAAGTCATGGAAGCTAACATTACAGGTATTGGTGGCTATAAGGAAGTTATTGCGATGATTTCTGGTAATAATGTGTATTCTAAATTAAAATATGAAAACGGTGCGCATCGTGTGCAACGTATTCCGGCAACAGAATCTCAAGGTCGTGTTCATACATCAACTGCTACAGTTGTAGTATTACCTGAAGCAGAAGAAGTTGAATTAGACTTGGATGAAAAAGACATCCGTGTCGATATCTATCATGCATCTGGAGCAGGTGGACAGCACGTTAATAAAACGGCTTCAGCAGTACGATTAACTCATTTACCTACAGGAATCGCTGTAGCGATGCAAGATCAACGTTCACAGTTACAAAACCGTGAAAAAGCGATGCAAGTTTTACGTGCGCGTGTTTATGATAAGATGCAACAAGAAGCACAAAGCGAATATGATGCAACACGTAAGTCAGCAATCGGAACGGGTGATCGTTCTGAACGTATTCGTACATATAACTTCCCACAAAATCGCGTAACGGATCACCGTATAGGCTTGACTATTCAGCAATTGGATCGTATTTTATCTGGTGATATGGATGATATCATTGATGCGTTAATGATTTATGATCAAACGCAAAAACTGGAGCAAATGCAGAATGACCACTAAAACATACGGAGAAGTCCTTTTTTGGGCTTCTTCTTTTTTAAATGAAAAGAAGAAAGAACGTGAGGCTGCGGAATATCTTTTGGGAAGAAGATTAGGTTGGAATAAGACAGAAGTATTAATGCATCTACGCAAGCCTATGCCGATGGAGCAAGAAGCTCAATTTATTGAGGATATTAAAGCCTTTGAAGCGGGTTATCCTGCTCAATATATTATAGGCTCTGAAGAATTTTATGGCCGTGAATTTAACGTCACACCTGCTACACTTATTCCAAGACCTGAAACGGAAGAATTAATTGAGTTATGTTTAAAAAACAACCAGGAGAAAGAGTTTATCACGGTTGTAGATGTTGGGACCGGAACGGGCATCATTGCGATTACTTTAAAGAAATTAAAGCCAACATGGCGTGTTATTGCGATTGATATTTCAGAAGAAGCCTTAGAGGTAGCTCGTCAAAACGCTCAGAAGCATCAAGTATCGATTGAATTCATGCAGGGCGACCTATTAGGTTCGCTTGTT is drawn from Vagococcus xieshaowenii and contains these coding sequences:
- a CDS encoding thymidine kinase, translating into MAQLFFKYGAMNSGKTIEILKVAHNYEEQNKPVVLMTSGIDTRDGVGVVSSRIGLSRPAIPIFSETNVFEEINKLPHKPYCVLIDESQFLEKHHVEGFTRVVDELDIPVMAFGLKNDFRNELFEGSKYLLIYADKLEELKTICWFCHKKAIMNLRVSDGQPVYDGEQIQIGGNESYYPVCRKHYHNPKL
- the prfA gene encoding peptide chain release factor 1, giving the protein MFDQLQAVEDRYEELGELLSDPTVISDNKRFMELSKEEANTRETVDVYRRYKEVIQGIKDAEELLSENLDAEMAEMAKEELYELKDEKIALEENLKILLLPKDPNDDKNIIMEIRGAAGGDEAQLFAGDLFEMYQSFAQKQGWRFEVMEANITGIGGYKEVIAMISGNNVYSKLKYENGAHRVQRIPATESQGRVHTSTATVVVLPEAEEVELDLDEKDIRVDIYHASGAGGQHVNKTASAVRLTHLPTGIAVAMQDQRSQLQNREKAMQVLRARVYDKMQQEAQSEYDATRKSAIGTGDRSERIRTYNFPQNRVTDHRIGLTIQQLDRILSGDMDDIIDALMIYDQTQKLEQMQNDH
- the prmC gene encoding peptide chain release factor N(5)-glutamine methyltransferase translates to MTTKTYGEVLFWASSFLNEKKKEREAAEYLLGRRLGWNKTEVLMHLRKPMPMEQEAQFIEDIKAFEAGYPAQYIIGSEEFYGREFNVTPATLIPRPETEELIELCLKNNQEKEFITVVDVGTGTGIIAITLKKLKPTWRVIAIDISEEALEVARQNAQKHQVSIEFMQGDLLGSLVEADETVDIVISNPPYISEDEWEDMDESVREYEPKQALFADNNGLLCYEQMIPQIKDVLAIEGRVYFEFGFKQGRAIQQLYQEAFTTKKVMIYQDLNGQDRMLEMK